A genome region from Pygocentrus nattereri isolate fPygNat1 chromosome 10, fPygNat1.pri, whole genome shotgun sequence includes the following:
- the LOC108428713 gene encoding ankyrin repeat domain-containing protein 66 isoform X2, which yields MTELHQAAAAGDYDLVQEIVKRNKCNPNQKDSDWNNKTPLHWAAAKGQTEVVRILIENGARSCLRTDNGWTPAHFAAESGKLPVLRYLHSVRAPIDMVDCSGDRPIRIAEIYGHRDCVQFLEKAETECRDHRRMALLKGLPLDETDDDWEEERREVDQQKRARSQKKHKVTEDWK from the exons ATGACCGAATTGCATCAGGCAGCAGCAGCGGGAGATTATGATCTCGTGCAAGAAATTGTGAAAAGAAATAAGTGCAATCCCAACCAGAAGGACAGTGACTGGAACAATAAGACACCTCTGCACTGGGCAGCGGCTAAAG GTCAGACAGAAGTAGTTAGGATACTGATTGAAAATGGAGCAAGATCTTGTCTTCGAACTGATAATGGATGGACACCTGCCCACTTTGCTGCGGAGTCAGGAAAGCTTCCAGTGCTGCGATATTTGCATTCAGTTCGTGCCCCCATAGACATGGTGGACTGCTCTGGAGACAGACCTATCAGGATTGCTGAAATCTATGGGCATAGAGACTGTGTTCAATTCCTTGAAAA AGCAGAAACTGAGTGCAGGGACCACCGGCGTATGGCACTTCTAAAAGGTCTCCCCCTAGATGAGACTGATGATGACtgggaggaagaaagaagagaagtgGACCAGCAGAAAAGGGCAAGGAGTCAGAAAAA
- the LOC108428713 gene encoding ankyrin repeat domain-containing protein 66 isoform X1, translating into MTELHQAAAAGDYDLVQEIVKRNKCNPNQKDSDWNNKTPLHWAAAKGQTEVVRILIENGARSCLRTDNGWTPAHFAAESGKLPVLRYLHSVRAPIDMVDCSGDRPIRIAEIYGHRDCVQFLEKAETECRDHRRMALLKGLPLDETDDDWEEERREVDQQKRARSQKKLCFVSTKKKDKCESP; encoded by the exons ATGACCGAATTGCATCAGGCAGCAGCAGCGGGAGATTATGATCTCGTGCAAGAAATTGTGAAAAGAAATAAGTGCAATCCCAACCAGAAGGACAGTGACTGGAACAATAAGACACCTCTGCACTGGGCAGCGGCTAAAG GTCAGACAGAAGTAGTTAGGATACTGATTGAAAATGGAGCAAGATCTTGTCTTCGAACTGATAATGGATGGACACCTGCCCACTTTGCTGCGGAGTCAGGAAAGCTTCCAGTGCTGCGATATTTGCATTCAGTTCGTGCCCCCATAGACATGGTGGACTGCTCTGGAGACAGACCTATCAGGATTGCTGAAATCTATGGGCATAGAGACTGTGTTCAATTCCTTGAAAA AGCAGAAACTGAGTGCAGGGACCACCGGCGTATGGCACTTCTAAAAGGTCTCCCCCTAGATGAGACTGATGATGACtgggaggaagaaagaagagaagtgGACCAGCAGAAAAGGGCAAGGAGTCAGAAAAAGTTATGCTTTGTTTCTAcgaaaaagaaagacaagtgCGAAAGTCCATAA